Part of the Edaphobacter lichenicola genome, GTCCAAAGATTCTGTTCCAGCTTGACGATATCGATCGAGGCAGGCAGCGGTGTCGATGCCGCAGGGGTCTGAGCAACTGCTCCGGACGCAACAAGCGAAGCGATAACCAGAAGGAGGAGACGCATGCAGATTATCTTAGCGTCTCGCTCCCGTTATGGAAGCGGAGTGTTGTCCCCGGAGTCAGTTCGCCGGCGGCGTCGACGGCTTGGTCCCCACCCGGCGCACGGAAGCATCGACGATGGCATACAGCAGCTGTCCATGATCGGCCTTAGCCTTTGCCTTGATGTACTCGCCCGCGCGTTTGCCGGCCTCGGCGTTCTCTGGAAGCGTCAGGCCCCGCGTCTCTGCCGAGATCTCCGCCAGCTGCTGGACGATATCGAAGAACGTAGCCTCATTCTTGCCCGCAAGCTGCCAGCAGTCGGACACCGTGCAGGTCAGAATCTGCTCCTTCGTCCAGTTGTGGGCGGCAGTCGAGTCCGCAGACGGCGTAATCGTGGCGGCCGCCGGTTGCTGAGCCGAAGCACCCAGGGCAACCGTAGTCAGAGCAAAGCAGAGTGCGAGGCGAGAGAAGAGGCGCATGGGATCGTTCCTTTTAGTTGCGTAGGTTAGAAAGCGTCTAGTACCGGTGATAGCGATCGTCGCGGTTATTCTGGGCAGCCTGGCCGACCACGGCACCAATCCCGGCACCCGCCGCTCCGCCAATGATGGTGCCCTTCAGGCCGCCGCCGAACACCGCGCCAAGAACCGCCCCGCCGCCTGCACCGATCAGCGCGCCCTTGCCAGGTCCAATGCCGCCCTGATCCCGGTAGTGGTCGTCGTGGTAGCGGCGATCGCGATCGTTATAGTAGTTG contains:
- a CDS encoding glycine zipper 2TM domain-containing protein; translation: MTKLRNAVLLTPLLLATGIAPAFAQRYDNSRYANNNAYYGGMRNGGRGGNYYNDRDRRYHDDHYRDQGGIGPGKGALIGAGGGAVLGAVFGGGLKGTIIGGAAGAGIGAVVGQAAQNNRDDRYHRY